One genomic window of Medicago truncatula cultivar Jemalong A17 chromosome 1, MtrunA17r5.0-ANR, whole genome shotgun sequence includes the following:
- the LOC112418684 gene encoding uncharacterized protein, whose product MKDLIRKHNPTFYETHIPFSRLSPFWTINGYTPVHIIEANGHSGGIWLLKHSASNITSTVLDFSNFSITFSINRNNATTTCTCIYASPNPALRPHLWTYLFNINQNIDAPWMIIGDFNETLLPGDQRGGIFHHNRASLFSNFMNNCNLLDLTTTGGCFTWHRNNNGIHTLSKKLDRGLANVDWRISFLEAFVEVLCRLHSDHNPLLLRFGGLPLARGLRPFRFEAAWIDHSDYAEVVRSSWNSTNHNTTASLNSVRQNSITFNQEIFGNIFQRKRRVESRLKGVQNYLERVDSYCHTLLEKELQQEYNHILFQEEMLWYQKSREQWVKFGDRNNSFFHAQTIIRRKRNIIHRLQLPNGITTSDSTILQKEAQKYFKNFFCGN is encoded by the coding sequence ATGAAAGACTTGATCAGAAAGCACAATCCAACTTTTTACGAGACTCACATTCCTTTCAGCAGACTATCCCCATTTTGGACTATTAATGGCTATACCCCAGTTCATATTATAGAAGCTAATGGTCACTCTGGAGGAATTTGGCTTCTTAAACATTCAGCATCAAATATTACCTCAACTGTTCTTGACTTTAGCAATTTCTCCATAACCTTCTCCATCAATCGCAACAATGCCACCACTACTTGCACTTGCATCTACGCAAGCCCTAACCCTGCCTTGCGCCCACATCTCTGGACCTACCTCTTTAACATTAACCAAAACATTGACGCTCCGTGGATGATCATAGGTGATTTTAATGAAACACTTCTCCCTGGTGACCAAAGGGGAGGCATTTTCCATCACAACCGTGCTTCCCTTTTCTCCAATTTCATGAATAATTGCAACCTCCTAGATCTAACAACAACTGGTGGTTGTTTTACTTGGCACAGAAACAACAACGGTATCCATACCCTTTCTAAGAAACTTGATCGTGGCCTTGCCAATGTTGACTGGCGTATATCCTTCCTTGAAGCTTTCGTTGAGGTCCTATGTCGTCTACATTCTGATCACAATCCCCTCCTTCTCCGCTTTGGTGGCCTCCCTTTAGCTAGAGGGCTTAGACCTTTTCGTTTTGAAGCAGCATGGATCGACCATAGTGACTACGCTGAAGTTGTTAGAAGCTCTTGGAATTCCACCAACCACAACACAACCGCATCTTTGAATTCTGTCAGACAAAACTCCATCACCTTCAATCAAGAAATCTTCGGAaacatttttcaaagaaaaagacgTGTGGAAAGTCGCCTAAAGGGAGTTCAAAACTACTTGGAAAGGGTTGATTCATACTGTCACACCCTCCTTGAAAAAGAACTTCAGCAAGAATACAACCATATCCTCTTCCAAGAAGAAATGCTTTGGTACCAAAAGTCCAGGGAACAATGGGTCAAATTTGGAGATAGAAACAACTCTTTTTTCCATGCTCAAACTATCATTAGAAGAAAGAGAAACATAATTCATAGGCTCCAACTTCCAAATGGTATTACCACTTCAGATAGCACTATCCTACAAAAAGAAGCCcaaaaatacttcaaaaatttcttttgcgGTAACTAG
- the LOC112418683 gene encoding uncharacterized protein, producing the protein MMCLSQETWSPTRLNFHIQNYADTIKASFQSNGDSTPDRFGGVIRNSAGLYLSGFSGFIADSTDILLAELSAIHRGLLMAADMELEDLVCYSDSLLSINLITGQASIYHSYAVLIQDIRDLLVTHNFTVHHCLREGNQCADFMAKLGASSNE; encoded by the exons ATGATGTGCCTTAGCCAAGAAACTTGGTCTCCAACTCGGCTTAACTTCCACATCCAAAATTATGCCGATACAATCAAAGCAAGTTTTCAAAGCAACGGTGATTCAACTCCTGATC GCTTTGGGGGAGTTATTCGTAACAGTGCCGGCTTATACCTCTCTGGCTTCTCCGGTTTCATTGCAGATTCCACTGACATTCTACTTGCTGAGCTCTCGGCAATTCACCGCGGTCTTCTCATGGCAGCTGATATGGAGCTTGAGGATTTGGTTTGCTACTCGGACTCGCTTCTCTCAATTAACCTCATTACAGGTCAAGCATCAATATATCACTCCTATGCCGTTTTAATTCAAGATATAAGGGATCTCCTTGTTACGCACAATTTCACTGTCCACCATTGCCTCCGTGAAGGAAACCAATGCGCTGATTTCATGGCAAAATTGGGAGCTTCTTCTAATGAGTAG
- the LOC25485521 gene encoding cytochrome P450 CYP73A100, giving the protein MTLLQLTKKPIFFTLFAILIPIITTKLFFTPSLSTSIACATFITLLLWFIYLTNSNSNSHKKNSSPPSPFSVPIFGNWLQVGNDLNHRMLASMSQTYGPLFLLKLGSKNLVVVSDPNLATQVLHSQGVEFGSRPRNVVFDIFTGNGQDMVFTVYGDHWRKMRRIMTLPFFTNKVVQNYSNMWEQEMDLVVQDLKANEIVKSEGIVIRKRLQLMLYNIMYRMMFDAKFESQEDPLFIQATRFNSERSRLAQSFEYNYGDFIPLLRPFLRGYLNKCKDLQTRRLAFFNNYFIEKRRKIMAANGEKHEIKCAIDHIIDAEKKGEISEDNVTYIVENINVAAIETTLWSMEWAIAELVNHPEVQSKIRDEISKVLKGESVTESNLNQLPYLQATLKEILRLHTPIPLLVPHMNLEEAKLGEYTIPKESKVVVNAWWLANNPLWWEKPEEFRPERYLEEENGIDAVAGGGKVDFRFVPFGVGRRSCPGIILALPILGLIIGKLVSNFEMKGPNGTKIDVSEKGGQFSLHIANHSTVLFHPII; this is encoded by the exons ATGACTCTCCTTCAACTCACaaaaaaaccaatatttttcactctttttgcTATACTCATTCCAATAATTACTACAAAACTCTTTTTTACACCCTCTCTCTCAACCTCAATTGCTTGTGCCACTTTCATCACATTATTATTATGGTTTATATACCTAACTAATTCCAATTCAAACAGCCATAAGAAAAATTCTTCACCTCCAAGCCCTTTTTCTGTTCCTATATTTGGAAACTGGCTTCAAGTTGGCAATGATCTCAATCATCGTATGCTTGCATCCATGTCACAAACTTATGGACCACTTTTCCTACTCAAACTTGGTTCCAAAAACTTGGTTGTTGTCTCTGATCCAAACCTTGCCACACAAGTTCTTCATTCACAAGGTGTCGAGTTTGGTTCTCGTCCTCGTAACGTTGTCTTTGACATCTTCACTGGTAATGGACAAGACATGGTTTTCACTGTCTATGGTGATCATTGGCGCAAAATGCGAAGAATCATGACATTGCCATTTTTCACTAACAAAGTTGTTCAAAATTATAGTAACATGTGGGAACAAGAGATGGATTTGGTAGTTCAAGACCTAAAGGCTAATGAGATTGTTAAAAGTGAAGGCATTGTTATCAGAAAACGTCTTCAGTTGATGCTGTATAATATCATGTATAGGATGATGTTTGATGCCAAATTTGAGTCTCAAGAAGATCCTTTGTTTATTCAGGCTACAAGGTTTAACTCTGAGAGAAGCCGTTTGGCACAGAGTTTTGAATATAATTATGGAGATTTTATACCATTGCTTAGGCCATTTTTGAGAGGCTACCTTAACAAGTGCAAGGACCTGCAAACTAGGAGGCTGGCATTTTTCAACAACTACTTCATTGAGAAGAGGAG aaaaataatGGCAGCCAATGGGGAGAAGCATGAGATAAAATGTGCAATTGATCATATCATAGATGCTGAGAAAAAAGGTGAAATAAGTGAAGATAATGTGACTTACATAGTAGAGAACATTAATGTTGCTGCAATAGAGACAACACTATGGTCCATGGAATGGGCAATAGCAGAGTTAGTGAATCATCCAGAAGTTCAAAGCAAAATTCGTGATGAGATATCAAAAGTGCTTAAAGGAGAATCAGTTACAGAATCAAACCTAAACCAGTTACCATATTTACAAGCTACATTGAAAGAGATATTGAGATTGCATACACCAATTCCATTGTTAGTACCACACATGAACCTTGAAGAGGCTAAGCTAGGAGAGTACACTATTCCAAAAGAGTCTAAGGTAGTTGTTAATGCTTGGTGGCTTGCAAATAATCCATTATGGTGGGAAAAGCCAGAAGAGTTCAGGCCAGAGAGGtatttggaagaagaaaatggaaTTGATGCTGTTGCTGGTGGAGGGAAAGTTGATTTTAGGTTTGTGCCATTTGGTGTTGGAAGAAGGAGTTGTCCTGGAATTATACTTGCATTGCCAATATTGGGATTGATTATTGGAAAGTTGGTGTCAAATTTTGAGATGAAGGGTCCAAATGGGACAAAGATTGATGTTAGTGAAAAAGGTGGACAATTTAGCTTGCACATTGCCAACCACTCCACTGTTTTGTTCCATCCAATTATTTAG
- the LOC25485520 gene encoding uncharacterized protein, which yields MGKKLDALLGRNFKADKFKPTINLAISRLAVLKNQRNVRLRQSRSDVLQLLQLPDNHQRALLRVEYVIKEQNMLDVYDEIEGYFNLLVERIHLIAQQRECPDELEEAASGILFTASRCGDFPEIQEIRAILTSRFGKEFAARAIELRNNCRVHPKIITKLSTRMPSLESRMKVLREIASENNITLQLEQVSSTIDEEQVTKEEKQNQHKSEIKQDENVHILVNEGKSDEFSDSFKGRKKYKDVADAAQAAFESAAYAAAAARAAVELSRFQSHDPDDDDDHNSLSPRTRKVLDRHNSAKAMSPLKGEELNKNAEELGKVISSSNLGADEIVDSMDAETEVDSIGLEGRSGQSAPLIDLEKKPFSVRTKRVQGY from the exons ATGGGTAAGAAACTTGATGCATTGCTGGGTAGAAACTTCAAAGCTGACAAATTCAAGCCTACCATTAACCTTGCCATATCGCGTCTTGCTGTTCTCAAGAATCAACGTAATGTGCGTCTCAGACAATCCCGTTCTGATGTTCTTCAACTTCTCCAGCTCCCCGATAACCATCAACGCGCTCTCCTTCGA GTTGAATATGTAATCAAGGAACAGAATATGTTGGATGTGTACGATGAAATTGAAGGATACTTCAACCTCTTGGTTGAAAGGATCCACCTCATTGCACAACAAAG AGAATGTCCCGATGAACTGGAGGAGGCAGCATCAGGAATACTGTTTACGGCATCAAGGTGTGGAGATTTTCCAGAGATTCAAGAGATTCGTGCTATTCTTACTTCTAGATTCGGGAAAGAATTCGCTGCACGTGCTATTGAGTTGAGGAACAATTGTAGAGTTCATCctaag ATAATCACGAAGCTTTCTACGAGGATGCCGAGCTTAGAAAGCAGAATGAAGGTACTCAGAGAAATTGCTTCTGAGAACAATATTACTCTGCAGCTTGAACAAGTTTCTTCAACTATAGATGAG GAACAAGTAACAAAGGAGGAAAAGCAAAACCAGCACAAATCTGAGATCAAGCAAGATGAAAATGTCCACATTTTAGTTAATGAAGGAAAAAGTGATGAATTTTCTGACTCCTTTAAGGGTAGGAAAAAGTATAAGGATGTAGCTGATGCAGCACAGGCAGCTTTTGAATCAGCTGCATATGCTGCAGCTGCTGCTAGAGCAGCTGTGGAACTATCAAGATTCCAATCACATGATCCtgacgatgatgatgatcatAATAGTTTAAGCCCTCGAACGAGAAAAGTGTTGGATAGACATAATTCTGCGAAAGCTATGTCACCACTGAAAGGAGAAGAATTGAATAAGAATGCAGAAGAGTTAGGGAAGGTAATTAGTAGTTCAAATTTAGGTGCTGATGAGATTGTTGATTCAATGGATGCAGAAACTGAGGTTGATTCTATTGGTCTTGAGGGTAGATCAGGGCAGAGTGCACCTTTAATTGATTTGGAGAAGAAGCCATTTTCAGTGAGGACTAAAAGAGTACAAGGTTATTGA
- the LOC25485518 gene encoding serine/threonine-protein kinase prpf4B: protein MPTDSRRKHRRSPSPDDHDKSSKRHKHRHRHRHHISKKRGEEEIQFDAETVDSVKINHLPVDDVEEGEILDDLPFEVKDDPDLRSNDKNPGLPAKNSETEHEDISNDRFINHTSDEEDGKLRQSCHIDTRINDDDDSPYNSRAETQTRRDVRAGTDALGNGHLGVKSSKGDKWKNWEFGHFRGNEKLKGDNDDDTLEANRREVNPHRNSSESGEEKHRMSANSPLHDGHRSRSRSIGHTRDRSRSRSVVEEHARPKNRHSVEQGSLYYTSRHKTDYDLDEETVRAGRREHRHGSKDLMEDDRREHSSRYHSREARDKNRNKDMDKDRGRDRDVDRDLHREKKREETSRNKEVDWVHRREKERGRSHDRHRRDMVKDRSRERDEGRDRRREMERDRSRDAVYERDSRRETERDMSRDRTRGGERDRDWKSEWDYRNRERDINKERRDDRYRHNDEDTPNGKDKHMHREDDNDIGDRYKKHSRHEENGYHADRKRNYTMEEDGRKLKGSEVEQDDVDEDTLELPDQEEEDLIRIKEESRRRREAIMEKYKKQSQQIQQAAENEGKDKDMEIHTDISKAIDGKSDDVEPSFSVGKSPPENVDVGSEKVPGAGGLGEGTPKSERSADKYCDDIFGETPTGVRKSGKEDGLLIERAGLHDNWDDAEGYYSYRFGEILDGRYEVTAAHGKGVFSTVVRARNLKAGNGEPDEVAIKIIRNNDTMYKAGLDELVILKKLVGADPDDKRHCVRFLSSFKYRNHLCLVFESLNMNLREVLKKFGRNIGLRLTAVRTYAKQLFIALKHLRNCGVLHCDIKPDNMLVNEAKNVLKLCDFGNAMFAGKNEVTPYLVSRFYRAPEIILGLQYDHPLDIWSVGCCLYELYTGKVLFPGLTNNDMLRLHMELKGPFPKKMLRKGAFTGQHYDQDLSFHATDEDPVTKKTIKRMILNIKPKDIGTIVAGSSGEDPKMLANFKDILDKIFVLDPDKRLTVSQALNHPFITGK from the exons ATGCCCACCGATTCTCGACGCAAGCATCGCCGATCACCTTCTCCCGATGACCACGACAAATCCTCCAAACGTCACAAACACCGCCACCGTCACCGCCACCACATCAGCAAAAAACGCGGCGAAGAAGAGATTCAATTCGATGCTGAAACCGTTGATTCGGTGAAGATCAATCATCTTCCTGTTGATGACGTAGAGGAGGGAGAGATTCTTGATGACCTGCCTTTCGAGGTCAAAGATGATCCAGATCTTCGATCTAATGACAAAAATCCG GGACTTCCCGCTAAAAATTCAGAAACTGAACATGAGGACATCAGCAATGACAGATTTATTAATCATACTTCTGATGAAGAAGATGGGAAACTGCGTCAGAGCTGCCACATTGATACTCGAATTAATGACGATGATGATTCTCCATACAACTCAAGAGCTGAAACTCAAACTAGGAGGGATGTTCGAGCTGGTACTGATGCTCTGGGCAATGGGCATCTGGGTGTTAAGTCTTCCAAAGGGGATAAGTGGAAGAATTGGGAGTTTGGTCATTTTAGAGGAAATGAGAAACTTAAAGGTGACAATGATGACGACACACTGGAGGCTAATAGAAGGGAAGTAAATCCCCACAGGAATTCCTCTGAAAGTGGAGAAGAAAAACACAGAATGTCAGCGAATTCTCCTTTGCATGATGGACACAGAAGTCGATCAAGATCAATTGGTCATACAAGGGATAGGTCTCGTTCTCGTAGTGTAGTAGAAGAGCATGCTCGTCCCAAGAACAGGCACTCTGTGGAACAAGGATCCCTTTATTATACCAGTAGACACAAGACTGACTATGACCTTGATGAGGAAACAGTGAGAGCAGGAAGAAGGGAGCATCGTCACGGCAGTAAGGATCTGATGGAAGATGATAGACGAGAACACAGTTCTAGGTATCATAGTCGGGAGGCCCGGGATAAGAACAGGAACAAGGATATGGATAAGGATAGGGGTCGGGACAGAGATGTGGATAGAGACTTGCATAGGGAAAAGAAGCGAGAGGAAACAAGCAGGAATAAGGAGGTTGATTGGGTGCATAGAAGGGAAAAAGAACGTGGAAGGAGTCATGACAGGCATAGAAGGGACATGGTAAAAGATAGGAGCAGGGAAAGGGATGAGGGTAGGGATAGGAGAAGAGAAATGGAAAGAGATAGGAGCAGGGACGCAGTTTATGAGAGGGATAGTAGAAGGGAAACTGAAAGAGATATGAGCAGGGACAGAACAAGGGGTGGtgagagagatagagactgGAAGAGTGAATGGGATTATAGGAACCGGGAAAGGGATATCAATAAGGAGAGACGAGATGACAGATATCGGCACAACGATGAAGACACTCCTAATGGTAAGGATAAGCATATGCATCGCGAGGATGATAATGACATCGGAGATAGATATAAAAAACATTCAAGACATGAAGAAAATGGATACCATGCAGATAGAAAGAGAAACTATACCATGGAAGAGGATGGAAGGAAACTTAAAGg CAGCGAGGTTGAACAAGATGATGTAGATGAGGATACATTGGAATTACCTGATCAGGAAGAGGAAGATCTGATCAGAATCAAAGAGGAgagtagaagaagaagagaagcaATAATGGAGAAATACAAGAAGCAGAGTCAGCAAATACAGCAAGCAGCtgaaaatgaaggaaaag ACAAGGACATGGAGATTCACACTGACATTTCTAAAGCAATTGATGGCAAGAGTGATGATGTGGAACCATCATTTTCTGTTGGGAAATCTCCACCTGAAAATGTGGATGTTGGCTCAGAGAAGGTACCTGGTGCTGGTGGCCTAGGGGAGGGTACTCCAAAG AGTGAGAGGTCAGCTGACAAGTATTGTGATGATATATTTGGTGAGACACCAACTGGAGTTCGGAAATCG GGAAAGGAAGATGGGCTACTGATTGAGAGGGCCGGCCTGCATGACAATTGGGATGATGCAGAGGGCTATTACA GCTATCGTTTTGGTGAAATACTTGATGGCCGATATGAAGTTACTGCTGCACATGGGAAGGGTGTCTTTTCAACAGTTGTACGAGCTAGGAATCTAAAAGCTGGTAATGGTGAGCCAGATGAAGTAGCAATAAAAATTATCCGCAATAACGACACTAT GTACAAGGCTGGTTTGGATGAATTGGTCATTTTGAAGAAATTAGTAGGTGCAGATCCGGATGATAAACGTCATTGTGTTCGTTTCCTTTCAAGCTTTAAGTACAGAAATCATCTATGTTTAGTTTTTGAATCTCTAAATATGAATCTGCGTGAGGTTTTAAAGAAGTTCGGTCGCAATATTGGCCTTAGGCTAACTGCTGTGAGGACAtatgcaaaacagctttttATTGCACTGAAGCATCTCCGTAACTGTGGTGTTCTGCACTGTGATATAAAGCCTGATAATATGTTG GTGAACGAGGCTAAAAATGTTTTGAAGCTTTGTGACTTTGGTAATGCCATGTTTGCTGGTAAAAATGAAGTGACACCATATCTTGTGAGTCGCTTTTATCGTGCTCCTGAAATAA TTCTTGGCTTGCAGTATGATCATCCATTGGATATTTGGTCTGTAGGCTGTTGTTTGTATGAACTGTACACAGGGAAGGTTCTATTTCCAGGGCTCACAAACAATGACATGCTGCGGCTTCACATGGAATTGAAGGGCCCTTTTCCAAAAAAGATGCTCCGTAAG GGAGCGTTTACTGGACAGCATTATGACCAAGACTTAAGTTTTCATGCCACTGACGAGGATCCTGTAACAAAAAAG ACCATAAAGCGGATGATTCTTAACATAAAGCCGAAAGATATTGGAACAATCGTTGCTGGCTCTTCTGGGGAAGACCCAAAAATGTTGGCCAATTTTAAAGATATTCTAGATAAAATTTTCGTCTTGGATCCGGACAAGCGGTTGACAGTCTCACAAGCATTGAACCACCCATTCATCACTGGCAAGTGA